In uncultured Cohaesibacter sp., a genomic segment contains:
- a CDS encoding HlyD family secretion protein, producing MSARSSTVADNVTELEVEGDASTPQSEDNKPAAAPMPQADPDGAGETKGKRKTGRLILMVSVPLLIILGGLWVWLTGGRFAETDNAYAHQTKIAISADVSGRIASVSVEDNQHVLAGDVLFTLDPEPFRIAVDEDKAALGKARLDVEQLKVSFHTAVASLASAKDTLVVQQELYDRRAILAEKGVASNSTLDELKLSLLSAKNAVTTAEKQVESARAALGGDPVKPTDEHPLVRSAIAQLEQAERNLSKTTVLAPSAGVITQVEDMNVGQYVTAGSSMASLFEADDTWVEANFKETQLEGIEVGMPVEVTFDAYPSTSFEGKVTSISAGTGAEFALIPAQNATGNWVKVVQRVPVRIELEPVSETANLRAGMSALVSVDKGKSTLDKLKGI from the coding sequence ATGAGTGCTCGCAGCTCAACGGTTGCCGATAATGTGACCGAATTGGAAGTCGAAGGTGATGCGTCCACTCCGCAGAGTGAAGACAACAAACCCGCTGCGGCTCCAATGCCTCAGGCCGATCCGGACGGAGCCGGTGAAACAAAGGGCAAGCGCAAGACCGGCCGTTTGATCCTGATGGTTTCCGTGCCCCTGCTGATCATTCTGGGCGGACTTTGGGTATGGTTGACCGGTGGACGATTTGCCGAAACCGACAATGCCTATGCCCATCAGACCAAGATTGCCATATCCGCTGATGTATCTGGCCGGATAGCCTCGGTCAGTGTCGAGGATAACCAGCATGTTTTAGCCGGTGATGTGCTCTTCACGCTTGATCCGGAGCCCTTCCGGATCGCGGTGGACGAAGACAAGGCCGCCTTGGGAAAAGCCCGCCTTGATGTCGAACAGCTCAAGGTCAGCTTCCATACGGCAGTGGCCTCTCTGGCCTCGGCAAAGGACACGCTGGTTGTGCAGCAGGAATTGTATGATCGTCGCGCCATTCTGGCCGAGAAGGGGGTTGCCTCCAATTCGACGCTGGATGAACTCAAGCTTTCGCTTCTGTCTGCCAAGAATGCCGTGACCACGGCTGAAAAGCAGGTTGAAAGCGCAAGGGCCGCGCTAGGGGGAGATCCCGTCAAGCCGACCGATGAGCATCCTCTGGTCCGTTCGGCCATCGCACAGCTGGAACAGGCCGAGCGTAATCTTTCCAAAACCACGGTTCTGGCCCCCAGCGCTGGTGTTATCACTCAGGTCGAGGACATGAATGTCGGCCAATATGTGACCGCAGGCAGCTCCATGGCGAGCCTGTTTGAAGCAGATGACACATGGGTGGAAGCCAATTTCAAGGAAACCCAGCTGGAAGGAATTGAAGTCGGCATGCCGGTTGAAGTGACCTTCGATGCTTATCCCAGCACGTCCTTTGAGGGCAAGGTGACCAGCATCAGCGCCGGTACGGGAGCTGAATTTGCCCTGATCCCGGCCCAGAATGCCACCGGCAACTGGGTCAAGGTCGTGCAGCGCGTCCCGGTCCGTATCGAACTGGAACCGGTGTCCGAAACCGCAAATCTGCGCGCAGGCATGAGCGCTCTGGTGAGCGTTGATAAAGGAAAATCGACCCTTGATAAGCTCAAGGGCATCTAA
- a CDS encoding MarR family transcriptional regulator: MDEKEAEQHVGYLLFEVSRLFKRRYEEMSKSFNITLQQARVIVFLAHQPDGLSQATLAQAVDSDPMTISGILDRLEKRDLVKRVQDPSDSRAKLVTLTPDGHELFIHVRNIKNDLFDQIMSNLEPGHGDILKASLRNIRAQLIEMSPENKEL, encoded by the coding sequence ATGGACGAGAAAGAAGCCGAACAGCATGTTGGCTATCTGCTTTTTGAAGTGTCTCGCCTGTTCAAGAGACGATATGAGGAGATGTCGAAATCCTTCAACATCACTCTGCAACAGGCCCGGGTGATCGTATTTCTCGCCCACCAGCCAGATGGTCTCTCCCAGGCCACATTGGCCCAGGCCGTAGATAGCGATCCGATGACCATTAGCGGAATATTGGACCGGCTGGAGAAACGCGACTTGGTGAAGCGCGTTCAGGACCCCTCTGACAGCCGCGCCAAACTGGTCACGCTGACCCCGGATGGCCATGAGCTTTTCATACATGTACGCAACATCAAGAATGATCTTTTTGATCAGATCATGAGCAATCTGGAGCCGGGCCATGGCGATATTTTGAAGGCCAGTTTGAGAAATATCCGTGCCCAGCTCATAGAAATGTCTCCCGAGAACAAGGAATTATAA